The genomic segment TGAGTATTTCCTAAGCCGGCCTCGCGATCCCCCGAGGGACGCAGTTCTCACCACCTACCGCGAATTGATCAATGCGGCCGTGGAGGGATTTCCGAAAGAACGCAATGCGACCGCCCGCCAGGTTGAGCGGCATTTCGTTGGCGAATTGATGACTCCCACCCTGGTGACCCTCAAAGCGATTTTCCTCAAACATCCTAAGCTGTCCAAGCCAGTCAGCCTGATTGATGAGTTGGTAAGGCGAGGACGCGTGGATTTGAGCACGATCCAAGCCGAGCTGACATCGGAAGGCTATACCGCGATGCTGGCCGATGGCACCGACGTCCCGTTAAAACTCGATGTAGAATTTCTGAGTGAAGCATTCCGCTTGATGAGCGATCCACGGTTGCAATGGGCAGCACTCAGCACCAGCCAACAAGGGCATACGATCGTCAGGTTTACGCCTGCTGGAGCTGAAGCGGTGCGTCTGGCCTGGACCCCGGGCGTCTTTGTGTCCTATTACCCGCAGCGGGCGCGTTTCATTGACCTGCTGACCACCGAAGGGACAGAGGATCATCCGCTGTTCGCCACGCTGTTTCCGCGGGATGCTCAAGGCCGTGAAACCAACCTGCGCCGGCCTGTTAATGCCTATGCCACCGGCGAGAACCATAAGAAGCGCTACTACCGCGACATCTTGCAGCGAACCACACCGAAATTTAACGGGGATCTTGATGCCCAGCCGCGACTGCATGTTGATATTGGCACCTCCAATGGGGAACTGGCCCTTGAGCAATACCAACGGATCATGGCCGACACGGATCGAGGACGACGATTGAAGGAACATCCTGAGGATCCTCGGAACCAAATATTGCTGGTGTTGGTGGACCTGAATGAAGAAGCCTTGAATGTGGCCGAGCAAACCTTGCTCAATGGCGGTGTCCCGCGGCATCAATACATTCGGGTCATCGGGGATATCAAAGATCCTGTCCAGATGGAACGCAATATCCGTGAAGCGATTGCCCGTCACGTGGCCGCCCATCCTGAATATTTTGGCACGACCGAGGGCAAATATTTTGAGCCAAAGCAAGATGACCGTGGCGAGATCATTCCTGATGCGCAAGGCCGTCCGCAATATACGAAAGGGTGGACGGATATCGGCATGGCCGATGGATTAGAGACGGCGACGTTCCTGATCCATAATCGTCCCTGGGTTGAGGTGGAAGACCGCGCGGGTATTGCGCGCTGGCGGACGATCACTGGCAGTATTGACCATGAAATCATTCTTCATCCCGTCACCGGGCGCTTAATTTCCGTGCTCGAACATGATCAGCAGTTATTTGAATTCCTCAAATTGTGGAAGCCGTTTTTAAGCCTGCATGGGTTTATCACCGCCGAGTTGAGTTCGGTGAATCCTCCAAAGCTGGCGTCGAATCAAGGCCGGATCAATGGGGTGGGAAACGATGCGCCCCATGTCGAGTCGAATCAGTTCACGCGCGACATCCGAGCCGTCAAAAATGTGGCGTATGCTGCCGGCTATGATGTGGAGACGATCGCGGAATATCCTCGCAACTCTGAACCGAATATCTCGATCTTGGAGTTCAAGACCCGTCCTGACGGCACCAAGGCGGTTGCCACGTTGCCATCGTCCGGTACAGTGCCTTCTGCCGCACCAAAACCGACGATGGGCCGGGACGACATGACCGGGGAGACAGCGTCACTGGATTCAGGTGACAAGTCACTCCTCGAGGTGGCGGAGAAGCGGGGGCTGGAGGATGGGCAGGGCAAGGCGCTCAACGCCGACCACCCCGCTATGCAAGACGCGGTGATCGCCCGGATGCCAGGGACCGGCCAACTCTTTACGAAAGAACAGGTGCACTCATTCTTTGATCAGACAGACCCCCGATGGATTGTGGTGGATCTGCAGGCGCTGGTGAGTGGCATCGATGACGGGGAGAGCGCCATCGCGGCCTTGGCATCGATGGAGTCGCAATTGCGGCTGCCAGAAGCCAATGGGCGGGTCGGCAAGGATCACCGCGGGGTCAATTTCATCCTCACGTATGACCCGACCATGCCGGAGGCAGAGCGCGAGGCGGTGCTCAACCGGCCAATCGATGTCGGTGGAGAGAGGGTTCAACTCCGAGAGCTCTTTGGAAAACGAAAGTTTACACGAGAAGAAGCGGTTGTCGAGATTCCAAAGCTTGGCGGTCGTGTCGTGGTTGTTCGCGGTGCCCCCAACGTCTCCGGGGCGCGCGTGATCTGGACGGCCGTGACTCTCGCCGCGGGTGGCGGGCAGTTGCCGCCATTTGTCAAACAGGAACAGGATCGCTCGTTTGTCGTCACGCAAGCGGACGAGCTTCCAGATGGCGTCGAAGAAGATTTGCGGTTGTTGCTGGCCTCGCGACGGAGGGGTGGCTGATCGAGGAACTTTTTGCTTGTGACAGGGGCAGGATTTCATTACACTATAACAGTGGGGAGGGAAGACGCCTATGGAAATGGACGCGTATCACGCAGAACGGCGCAAGGGACGGCGCGCCTATGTGCAAGCCCCGATTCTCATCCGCCGCGTCGGCTCGCGCGAGCCAGGACCGTTTCATGAGCTCGTGACGAAAAATATCAGCCTGGCCGGCGTCTATTTCGAGACCGCCGAAGAGCATGCCTACACCGTGAACCAGCTCGTGATGACCTCGGTGTCCGTGCCCGAGCCGCAGCGCCGCGAGTTTCCCTTCACGCGCGTGGCCGGCCGCTCGCGCGTTGTCCGAGTCGATCCGATCGCCTTGCCCAACGGCAACACGCACTACGGCATTGCCCTGGAGTTTAGTAACGACGTCACCGCGCTCACCGCGACCCCCCCGCTTGGCTAAAAGTGTCTGACACTTTTTAGGAAAAAGTGTCTGACATTTTTTGAGATGCGAGATTCCTTCATCATAAGGAAGGGCATTTCTGTATTCGCAAGCCTGCTCCTGCTTGCCGCCGCAGGCTGCGGAGGCTCCAGTCCTAAAGGGCCATCCCCCGTGCGGGTGTGGCACTGGATGACCGACCGCGAGGCCCCCTTCAACGAGCTGGCCAAACGCTACCAGTCCCGCACCGGCATTCCGGTCCGCTTCGAGCTCTACGCCCCCTCGGATGTCTACGTCCAAAAAATCCGCGCCGCCGCCCAGACCGACGGCCTGCCGGAAATTTACGGTGTTTTGGGCGAAAGCCGCGATCTGGCCAGCTTCATCAAGGCCGGCCATGTCCTGCCCCTTGAAGCGGCCATGGATGAGCAGAATCGCGCCTGGCGCTCTGTCTTTTTCCCCAAGGCTCTGGCCACCAGCGCCTTTGAGCCGGAGAATCCGTACGGGGTCGCCCCAGGCGTCTACGGCGCGCCCATCGACGTGATGAACATCCAGATCTTTTACAACAAGGCGCTGCTGGCAAAGCTGGGTGTGGCGGTTCCGGCGACCTGGAAGGAGTTTCTTGAGATCGGCAAAAAAGCGAATGCGCAGCATCTGATCGGCTTTGTGAGCGGCTGGGCCGAGCTGTGGCTCATCGACTGCTTCGCCACCGACTACGCGATCCATCTGATGGGGCAGAAAAAGGTCGAAGCGACCTACCGCGGCGAAACGCTCTACACCGACGGGGACTGGCTGAAAGTGTTCCACCTGTTTGAAGAGCTGCGCGACTCCGGCCTGGCAGCCTCCGGCATCGTGACGATGGTGAACAAGCACGCCGAGCAGCTCTTCGCCAGTGGCCGGGCGGTGTTCGCGTTAAACGGCACGTGGGGCGTGAACGTCTACCAGAGCATGAATCCCGAGTTGGACTACGGGGTCATGATGCCCCCGCCCGTGAAAGACCGGCCGATGGTGACCTGGGGCGGGGCCGGCTCAAGCTTCATGGTCAACGCGAAATCTCCCCGCAAGGGCGAGGCGGTCGAATTTCTCAAATGGCTGACGGCGAAAAGCCAACAAGAGTATTTGACCGAGACCACGCACAACATCCCGGCGAACCGCGAGGCGGCCGCGAATCTTCCGCCGGCGCTCGCGTCCTTCGCCGCGGCCATGGAGTCGACGGTGCATCCTCGGCTGTTTGCCGTGCAGGAGGATTCCACGGTGATCGAGGCCTTCGATAAAGGCATCCAGTCCATCCTCATTGGGGAAGCCACCGCCGAGCAGACGGCGAACCGCGTCGCTTCGGTGAAGCAGCACCATCTGGCTGACCGCGCCGCCCATGGCACGCGTTAACCGCGACGCCCTGATCCCCTATGCGTTTCTCCTGCCTGCCCTCGTGCTCTTTGTGACGTTCAGTATTTACCCCTTCTACCTCCTGACCTATACCAGCCTCTTCGAATGGGACGGCATCGGACGCCTCACCATGAAGGCGTTCGTGGGGCTCTCGAACTACTGGCACGTCATCGCGCGCGACCACGTCTTTTGGAAATCGTTTCTCCAGGCCGGCTACATCACCGTGCTGGCCCTGACCCTGCAGAACGCCCTGGCCCTGGTCCTGGCGATGGCCGTCAATCGCCGGCTCACCGGGGCGAGCATCTATCGCACGATTTTCTTCCTGCCGCCGATCCTCTCGGAAATCGTCGTCGGCTTGATCTGGTTTTGGATTTACGACGGCAACTTCGGCATCCTCAATCAAGCGCTCGTCCAGCTGGGGCTCGGGGCGTGGACGCGGCCCTGGCTGGCCGATCCGAATACGGCGCTGACCGCCGTCGCCATCATCCACATGTGGAAGGGCTTCGGCTGGGGCTTCGTGATTTTCCTGGCCGGGCTGCAGACGATCCCGGATGAGCTCTACGAAGCCGCCCGCGTGGATGGCGCCAATGCGTGGCTGCGGTTTCGGCACATCACGCTGCCGCTGCTCGTGCCGGTCTTCGTCACCGTCTCGATTCTGACGATCTTGGGGACGATGCAGATCTTTGCGCTCATCGTCTCCACGACCGGCGGCGGGCCGGGGTACCACACCGAGGTGCCGATTACGCGGATCTTCCACAGCATGCTTGGCTCCTCCCAGTTCGGCTATGCCTGCGCCCAGGGCATCGTCTTCGGGCTGATTCTCCTCGTCTTTTCGCTCGCCCAGATGCGATTCCAGCGCCGTTCCACCTAAATGACAATAACCAATGACCAAGCACCAATGACCAAACAATGACCAATGTCCCAATGACCGAATACCCAAACCGTTTGGTCATTGGTCATTCGGTGATTGATCATTGTTTGGTAATTGGAATTTGGTAATTGGTAATTACGTCTATGAATACGAAGTTGACGTTATTGTTGCAGCGGTCGCGGATCTGGCTGGGGTACGCGGGCTGGCATGCGATCTGCCTGCCGGTCGCCATCACGTGCGTCTTCCCGCTCATCTGGATGGTCTCCTCCAGCCTCAAGACCCAGCAGACGGTCTTCAGCGATTACCGCATCATCCCGCCGCATCCGCATCTGGAGAACTACGCGCGCGCCTGGATGGATGGGCGCTTCGGCATCTACTTCATCAATTCATTGTTCTACACGTTTGTCATCGTCTTGGGCGTGGTGTCCCTCGCCGCGCTGTGCGCGTACGCGTTCTCGCGCTTTACGTTCAAAGGATCCGGATTCTTGTATAAGCTGTTGCTTTCCACGATGCTGATTCCGATTCCCGGCGCGTTCGTGGCCCTCTACATCCTGCTCAACCAGATGGGGCTGATCGACCGCGGCGACGGCCAGTGGCTCGCGCGCATGGGCTACATCTTGCCGCAAATCAACGGGGGGTTGCCGTTCGGCATTTTCATCCTCAAGCCCTTCTTCGATGGCATTCCAAAAGAATTGGAAGAGTCGGCCAAGGTGGATGGGTGCGGCGTGCTCGGCGTGTTCTGGTACATCATCATCCCGCTCGCGCGCCCGGCCCTCGGGGTCGTGGCCCTTCTGACGTCGCTGTCGGCCTGGAATGAGTTTCTTTTGGCGTACCTGGTGTTTTCGCGCCATGAGATGATGCCGCTGCAGCGCGGGCTGCTAGCCTTTCATGGGGCGCACTTGACCGAGTATCCGCTCTTGATGGCGGGAATGGTGATTTCGATTCTCCCGATCATCGCCGTCTACCTGCTCATGCAGCGCAACATCATCAAGGGCATGACCGCCGGCGCGTTGAAAGGCTAGTCAGCGTCGTGGATTCGTGGTACAATAGCTCTTACCCGGTGATGGTCAGCACGTTGAGGAGGCAAAGGAGGCAGGCATGA from the Candidatus Omnitrophota bacterium genome contains:
- a CDS encoding PilZ domain-containing protein gives rise to the protein MDAYHAERRKGRRAYVQAPILIRRVGSREPGPFHELVTKNISLAGVYFETAEEHAYTVNQLVMTSVSVPEPQRREFPFTRVAGRSRVVRVDPIALPNGNTHYGIALEFSNDVTALTATPPLG
- a CDS encoding sugar ABC transporter permease — its product is MARVNRDALIPYAFLLPALVLFVTFSIYPFYLLTYTSLFEWDGIGRLTMKAFVGLSNYWHVIARDHVFWKSFLQAGYITVLALTLQNALALVLAMAVNRRLTGASIYRTIFFLPPILSEIVVGLIWFWIYDGNFGILNQALVQLGLGAWTRPWLADPNTALTAVAIIHMWKGFGWGFVIFLAGLQTIPDELYEAARVDGANAWLRFRHITLPLLVPVFVTVSILTILGTMQIFALIVSTTGGGPGYHTEVPITRIFHSMLGSSQFGYACAQGIVFGLILLVFSLAQMRFQRRST
- a CDS encoding carbohydrate ABC transporter permease, with amino-acid sequence MNTKLTLLLQRSRIWLGYAGWHAICLPVAITCVFPLIWMVSSSLKTQQTVFSDYRIIPPHPHLENYARAWMDGRFGIYFINSLFYTFVIVLGVVSLAALCAYAFSRFTFKGSGFLYKLLLSTMLIPIPGAFVALYILLNQMGLIDRGDGQWLARMGYILPQINGGLPFGIFILKPFFDGIPKELEESAKVDGCGVLGVFWYIIIPLARPALGVVALLTSLSAWNEFLLAYLVFSRHEMMPLQRGLLAFHGAHLTEYPLLMAGMVISILPIIAVYLLMQRNIIKGMTAGALKG
- a CDS encoding extracellular solute-binding protein; translation: MTDREAPFNELAKRYQSRTGIPVRFELYAPSDVYVQKIRAAAQTDGLPEIYGVLGESRDLASFIKAGHVLPLEAAMDEQNRAWRSVFFPKALATSAFEPENPYGVAPGVYGAPIDVMNIQIFYNKALLAKLGVAVPATWKEFLEIGKKANAQHLIGFVSGWAELWLIDCFATDYAIHLMGQKKVEATYRGETLYTDGDWLKVFHLFEELRDSGLAASGIVTMVNKHAEQLFASGRAVFALNGTWGVNVYQSMNPELDYGVMMPPPVKDRPMVTWGGAGSSFMVNAKSPRKGEAVEFLKWLTAKSQQEYLTETTHNIPANREAAANLPPALASFAAAMESTVHPRLFAVQEDSTVIEAFDKGIQSILIGEATAEQTANRVASVKQHHLADRAAHGTR